In Nocardia sputorum, a single genomic region encodes these proteins:
- a CDS encoding AAA family ATPase encodes MVRKGRCRVVSESAVQEPIFASVDDVIERLASTGYLADKGTATSVFLADRLGKPLLIEGPAGVGKTELARAVAQTSGAELVRLQCYEGVDEARALYEWNHAKQILRIQASSENDWEETKADVFTEEFLLSRPLLTAIRRADPTVLLIDETDKADVEIEGLLLEVLSDFAVTVPELGTITASRKPFVVLTSNATRELSEALKRRCLYLHLDFPDEELERRILASRVPELSAAVAAQLVRIVHVLRGMQLKKLPSVAESIDWGRTLLALGLRDLDDTTVRATLGVVLKHQSDHQRALAELKLA; translated from the coding sequence ATGGTTCGGAAGGGAAGGTGCCGGGTGGTGTCGGAGAGCGCAGTACAGGAGCCGATCTTCGCGTCGGTGGACGACGTGATCGAACGGTTGGCGAGCACGGGCTACCTGGCGGACAAGGGCACCGCCACCTCGGTGTTCCTCGCCGATCGCCTCGGCAAGCCGCTGCTGATCGAGGGGCCGGCGGGGGTGGGCAAGACCGAACTCGCCCGCGCGGTCGCGCAGACCTCGGGTGCGGAACTGGTGCGGTTGCAGTGCTACGAGGGCGTCGACGAGGCCCGCGCGCTGTACGAGTGGAACCACGCCAAACAGATCCTGCGCATCCAGGCCTCCAGCGAGAACGACTGGGAGGAGACGAAGGCCGACGTCTTCACCGAGGAGTTCCTGCTGTCGCGCCCGCTGCTGACCGCGATCCGGCGCGCCGATCCCACGGTGCTGCTGATCGATGAGACCGACAAGGCCGACGTCGAGATCGAGGGCCTGCTGCTCGAGGTGCTCAGCGATTTCGCGGTGACGGTGCCGGAGCTGGGCACGATCACCGCCAGCCGCAAACCGTTCGTGGTGCTCACCTCGAACGCCACCCGCGAGCTGTCCGAGGCGCTCAAGCGCCGCTGCCTGTACCTGCACCTGGACTTCCCGGACGAGGAGCTGGAGCGGCGCATCCTGGCCAGCCGGGTGCCCGAGCTGTCGGCGGCGGTCGCCGCGCAGCTGGTGCGGATCGTGCACGTGCTGCGCGGCATGCAGCTGAAGAAGCTGCCCTCGGTCGCGGAATCGATCGACTGGGGTCGCACCCTGCTGGCGCTGGGCCTGCGGGATCTGGACGACACGACCGTGCGCGCCACCCTCGGCGTCGTCCTCAAACACCAGAGCGACCACCAGCGCGCGCTGGCCGAACTGAAGCTGGCCTGA
- a CDS encoding glutamate-5-semialdehyde dehydrogenase has translation MTVGTTTQPDVREVVHEAARKARVASRALAQLTTAQKNDALHAAADALLAAADRVLAANAEDIAAAQAAGIEESLLDRLRLTKPRIDGIASGLRQVAGLPDPVGVVVRGSTLPNGLEIRQVRVPLGVVGMVYEARPNVTVDAFGLALKSGNAALLRGSSSAARSNAALVAVLREALAAQDIPADAVQLLPSEDRSSVTHLIQARGLVDVVIPRGGAGLINAVVRDAQVPTIETGTGNCHVYVHAAADLEMAERILINAKTRRPSVCNAAETVLIDAAIAETALPRLTAALERSGVTIHGDLPGQVPATDADWGEEYLTLDIALKVVDDLDAAVEHINTWGTGHTEAIVTGDLAAAREFTGRVDAAAVMVNASTAFTDGEQFGFGAEIGISTQKLHARGPMALPELTSTKWIVWGEGQIRPV, from the coding sequence ATGACGGTAGGAACGACCACCCAGCCGGATGTTCGCGAGGTGGTGCACGAGGCCGCCCGCAAGGCCAGGGTCGCGTCGCGGGCACTCGCCCAGCTGACGACCGCGCAGAAGAACGACGCCCTGCACGCCGCCGCCGACGCGCTGCTGGCCGCCGCCGACCGGGTGCTGGCCGCCAATGCCGAGGACATCGCCGCGGCGCAGGCCGCGGGCATCGAGGAGTCGCTGCTGGACCGGCTGCGGCTGACCAAGCCGCGCATCGACGGCATCGCCTCGGGGCTGCGTCAGGTGGCCGGGCTGCCCGACCCGGTCGGTGTCGTGGTGCGCGGCTCCACCTTGCCCAACGGGCTGGAGATCCGGCAGGTGCGCGTGCCGCTCGGCGTGGTCGGCATGGTGTACGAGGCTCGGCCGAACGTCACCGTCGACGCGTTCGGGCTGGCGCTCAAGTCCGGTAACGCCGCCCTGCTGCGCGGCTCGTCCTCGGCGGCCCGGTCGAACGCCGCGCTGGTCGCGGTGCTGCGCGAAGCGCTTGCCGCGCAGGACATCCCGGCCGACGCCGTGCAGCTGCTGCCGAGCGAGGACCGTTCCAGCGTCACCCATCTGATCCAGGCCCGCGGCCTGGTCGACGTGGTCATTCCGCGCGGTGGCGCCGGGTTGATCAACGCGGTCGTACGCGACGCGCAGGTCCCCACCATCGAGACCGGCACCGGCAACTGCCACGTCTACGTGCACGCCGCCGCCGATCTGGAGATGGCCGAGCGGATCCTGATCAACGCCAAGACCCGTCGTCCGAGCGTGTGCAATGCCGCCGAGACCGTCCTGATCGACGCCGCGATCGCCGAGACCGCGCTGCCCCGGCTCACCGCGGCGCTGGAGCGTTCCGGCGTCACCATCCACGGTGACCTGCCCGGCCAGGTTCCGGCCACCGATGCCGACTGGGGCGAGGAGTACCTCACCCTGGACATCGCGCTCAAGGTGGTCGACGACCTGGACGCGGCGGTGGAGCACATCAACACCTGGGGCACCGGCCACACCGAGGCCATCGTCACCGGCGACCTCGCCGCCGCGCGCGAGTTCACCGGCCGGGTCGACGCCGCCGCCGTGATGGTGAACGCCTCCACCGCGTTCACCGACGGCGAGCAGTTCGGCTTTGGCGCCGAGATCGGCATCTCCACCCAGAAGCTGCATGCGCGCGGCCCGATGGCGCTGCCGGAGCTGACCTCCACGAAGTGGATCGTCTGGGGCGAAGGACAGATCCGGCCGGTCTGA
- a CDS encoding ribokinase, which translates to MTVEPDAPAIVVLGSINMDLVTTTARRPVPGETVLGSGFAMVPGGKGANQAIAAQRAGGAVRFLGAVGDDVFATELRGALTDAAVSADRLRTVTGPSGIATIVVDDGGENSIIVVGGANSRMTELTEDDLAAIAAADILLCQLEIPVETVAAAARHAHAHDTTVLLNPSPARRLPADLWADVDVAVVNSGEAEQLGADLDAVAHLVVTRGAAGADYRGPDGARLSRPSPRVEVVDTTGAGDAFTGALAAAWHRGPEWALTWACAAGALATTRLGASSSIPAREEITAALVAE; encoded by the coding sequence ATGACGGTCGAACCGGACGCTCCCGCGATCGTGGTGCTCGGCAGCATCAACATGGACTTGGTGACCACGACCGCGCGCAGGCCCGTCCCCGGCGAGACGGTCCTCGGCAGCGGCTTCGCCATGGTGCCGGGCGGGAAAGGCGCCAATCAGGCCATCGCGGCGCAGCGGGCGGGCGGCGCGGTCCGCTTTCTCGGGGCGGTCGGCGACGACGTCTTCGCCACCGAACTGCGCGGCGCGCTCACGGACGCCGCGGTGTCGGCCGACCGGCTGCGCACCGTCACCGGACCGAGCGGCATCGCCACGATCGTGGTGGACGACGGCGGCGAGAACAGCATCATCGTGGTCGGGGGCGCCAACTCGCGGATGACCGAGCTGACCGAGGACGACCTCGCGGCCATCGCGGCGGCCGATATCTTGCTGTGCCAATTGGAGATTCCGGTCGAAACGGTCGCCGCCGCGGCGCGCCACGCGCACGCGCACGACACGACGGTGCTGTTGAATCCCTCACCGGCCCGCCGCTTGCCCGCCGACCTGTGGGCCGATGTCGATGTGGCCGTAGTCAATTCGGGTGAGGCGGAGCAGCTGGGCGCTGACCTCGACGCCGTCGCGCACTTGGTCGTCACTCGCGGGGCGGCGGGCGCGGACTATCGCGGGCCGGACGGCGCCCGCCTGTCCCGGCCGAGCCCGCGGGTGGAGGTCGTCGACACCACCGGCGCGGGCGACGCCTTCACCGGCGCGCTGGCCGCGGCCTGGCATCGCGGCCCCGAGTGGGCGCTGACCTGGGCTTGCGCGGCCGGGGCACTGGCGACGACCCGGTTGGGCGCGAGCAGTTCGATCCCGGCTCGCGAGGAGATCACCGCCGCTCTGGTCGCGGAGTAG
- a CDS encoding glutamine synthetase family protein encodes MATPDRIPADSDTAHIQGLDASMVALSFVDNAGITRVKAVPKQRLGSAARYGVGVSPCFETFAFDDLMAVGRYLGGPDGDLRLIPDLSRLTELACQPGWAWAPTDKYTQDGTRFVACQRHFAARQTAAARAAGLRLAMAFETEWAVGRADDADGFTPAIDGPAYGLVRLGQVADYAADLVAALERQGIAVAQFHPEYALGQLELSVEPSEPVTAADEAVLVRHTIRQVSARHGMRASLAPCIKPDGAGSGAHLHLSVTDDEGPLFAGGDGPHGIRPIGAAFLAGVLRELPALVAVGAGNPASFLRLAPSRWAGVWQCWGRETREAALRFVTGVRGTEGWAANAEIKCFDATGNPYLIVGSVIAAGLAGVAERLRLPAEITGDPATFDAEARMMSDVRRLPTTPAEAADHFAASEVLADAMGVELHDALLTVRRAEAQRYAGASAEALVALTRRRF; translated from the coding sequence ATGGCCACGCCGGACCGCATTCCCGCCGATAGCGACACCGCGCATATCCAAGGGCTGGACGCGTCCATGGTCGCGCTGAGTTTCGTGGACAACGCGGGTATCACGCGCGTGAAAGCCGTTCCGAAGCAGCGGCTGGGCTCGGCGGCCAGGTACGGCGTCGGGGTGTCGCCGTGCTTCGAGACCTTCGCCTTCGACGACCTGATGGCGGTCGGGCGCTATCTCGGCGGGCCCGACGGCGATCTGCGGCTCATTCCGGATCTGTCCAGGCTGACCGAACTGGCCTGCCAGCCCGGCTGGGCGTGGGCGCCAACGGACAAGTACACCCAGGACGGAACCCGTTTCGTCGCCTGCCAGCGCCACTTCGCGGCCCGCCAGACCGCGGCGGCGCGGGCGGCGGGGCTGCGGTTGGCCATGGCCTTCGAGACCGAGTGGGCGGTGGGGCGCGCCGACGACGCCGACGGCTTCACACCGGCGATCGACGGCCCCGCCTACGGACTGGTGCGACTGGGGCAGGTCGCCGATTACGCCGCCGACCTGGTCGCGGCGCTGGAGCGACAGGGAATCGCCGTCGCGCAGTTCCACCCGGAATACGCGCTCGGGCAACTGGAGCTGTCGGTCGAACCGTCCGAACCGGTCACCGCCGCGGACGAGGCCGTGCTGGTCCGGCACACGATCCGTCAGGTGAGCGCGCGGCACGGCATGCGGGCGTCGCTGGCTCCGTGCATCAAGCCGGACGGCGCCGGTTCCGGCGCGCACCTGCACCTGTCGGTGACCGACGACGAGGGCCCGCTGTTCGCGGGCGGCGACGGTCCGCACGGCATACGACCGATCGGTGCGGCGTTCCTGGCGGGGGTGCTGCGGGAACTGCCCGCGCTGGTCGCGGTGGGCGCGGGCAATCCGGCGAGCTTCCTGCGGTTGGCGCCGTCGCGCTGGGCCGGGGTCTGGCAGTGCTGGGGACGCGAGACCAGGGAGGCCGCGTTGCGCTTCGTCACCGGGGTGCGCGGCACCGAGGGGTGGGCGGCCAACGCCGAGATCAAGTGCTTCGACGCGACCGGCAACCCGTACCTGATCGTGGGGTCGGTCATCGCCGCCGGGCTCGCCGGTGTCGCCGAGCGGTTACGTCTTCCGGCCGAGATCACCGGGGACCCCGCGACTTTCGACGCCGAAGCACGCATGATGTCGGATGTGCGCCGCCTCCCCACCACACCGGCCGAAGCCGCCGACCACTTCGCCGCGTCCGAGGTGCTCGCCGACGCCATGGGCGTCGAACTGCACGACGCGCTGCTCACGGTGCGCCGCGCGGAAGCGCAGCGGTACGCCGGCGCGAGCGCCGAAGCGCTCGTCGCCCTGACACGCCGGCGGTTCTGA
- a CDS encoding amidohydrolase family protein, with amino-acid sequence MLTDGVRLTDHHCHGVHTANLDRPGFERMLGEGAHGSFDSAIGLAVRRWCAPALDLPAHVSPDVYLRHRARLGGREVAARLLRATGVTRWCLDTGIGGGTADFAALVDGEVREVVRLEAVAERVIAQVGAVSGVYEHIEAELRARAAGAVGLKTIVAYRCGLDFPLRDHPPTSFAPEHRLTDPQFLGWLVGLGARIGAELGLPLQFHTGFGDPDLRLRHGDPLLLTDFLRRTAGTGLSVMLLHCWPFHRHAAYLAHVFDHVHLDLGLTIPYVGQRAGAVLAETLELAPFRALCYSSDGYGLPELHHLGALLWRRGLGKLIDEWIADDAITTADAETLIGAIAHGNAERAYRARFETAVG; translated from the coding sequence ATGCTCACCGACGGTGTCCGGCTCACCGACCACCACTGTCACGGCGTGCACACCGCGAACCTGGACCGGCCGGGTTTCGAGCGCATGCTCGGTGAGGGCGCCCACGGGAGCTTCGACTCCGCGATCGGGCTCGCCGTGCGCCGCTGGTGCGCGCCCGCGCTCGACCTGCCCGCCCACGTCAGCCCGGATGTCTACCTCCGGCATCGGGCGAGGCTCGGCGGGCGCGAGGTCGCGGCGCGGCTGCTGCGTGCGACCGGGGTGACCCGGTGGTGCCTGGATACCGGGATCGGCGGCGGCACAGCCGATTTCGCCGCCCTGGTGGACGGCGAGGTACGCGAGGTGGTCCGGCTCGAAGCGGTCGCTGAGCGCGTCATCGCGCAGGTCGGCGCGGTCTCCGGGGTGTACGAGCACATCGAGGCGGAGTTGCGGGCGCGGGCCGCGGGCGCCGTCGGGCTGAAGACGATCGTCGCCTACCGGTGCGGTTTGGACTTCCCGCTGCGGGATCACCCGCCGACGAGTTTCGCGCCCGAACACCGGCTCACCGATCCGCAGTTCCTCGGCTGGCTGGTGGGCCTCGGCGCGCGGATCGGCGCCGAGCTCGGTCTTCCCCTGCAATTCCACACCGGATTCGGCGATCCGGATCTGCGCCTCCGCCACGGCGACCCGCTGCTGCTCACCGACTTCCTGCGCCGGACCGCGGGCACCGGTCTGTCGGTGATGCTGCTGCACTGCTGGCCCTTCCACCGCCACGCCGCCTACCTCGCGCACGTCTTCGACCACGTCCACCTCGATCTCGGCCTGACCATCCCTTACGTGGGACAGCGGGCCGGGGCCGTGCTCGCCGAGACGCTGGAACTCGCCCCGTTCCGTGCGCTGTGCTATTCGTCGGACGGCTACGGGCTGCCGGAACTGCACCACCTCGGCGCGCTGCTCTGGCGGCGCGGCCTCGGCAAGCTGATCGACGAGTGGATCGCCGACGACGCGATCACCACTGCCGACGCCGAAACGCTGATCGGCGCCATCGCCCATGGAAACGCCGAGCGCGCCTACCGGGCGCGGTTCGAGACCGCCGTCGGCTGA
- a CDS encoding RtcB family protein, with protein sequence MFPVELRGTKAQTLMWAHEHEVEQAALQQLRNIAALKWVHGVRVMPDVHLGKGATVGSVIAMRDAVSPAAVGVDIGCGMESVRTDLTAADLPDNLRSLRSRIEAAVPVGFQAHRDAVDVIRLGHQVAGLGASTATLRAGWDRFWGSFGALDDRVQSRESKAHKQMGTLGGGNHFIEVCLDQDDHVWILLHSGSRNIGKELAERHMAIARGLPHNVDLPDRDLAVFVSGTPEMEAYRRDLTWAQEYAARNRAVMLALVCRAVAAEFAERGVRFEQPISCHHNYVAEEVIDGVPMLVTRKGAVRAGEGDLALIPGSMGTRSYVVRGKGNPASFQSASHGAGRRMSRNAAKKQFTVADLIAQTEGVESRKDAGVVDEIPAAYKDIDEVIDAQRDLVDVVATLRQVLCVKG encoded by the coding sequence ATGTTTCCCGTCGAGCTGCGCGGCACCAAGGCGCAGACGCTCATGTGGGCCCACGAGCACGAGGTCGAGCAGGCCGCGCTCCAGCAGCTGCGCAATATCGCCGCGCTGAAATGGGTCCACGGCGTCCGCGTGATGCCGGACGTGCACCTCGGCAAGGGGGCCACGGTCGGCTCGGTGATCGCGATGCGGGACGCGGTGTCGCCCGCCGCGGTGGGCGTGGACATCGGCTGCGGCATGGAGAGCGTGCGCACCGACCTCACCGCGGCGGATCTGCCCGACAACCTGCGTTCGCTGCGGTCGCGCATCGAGGCGGCGGTGCCGGTGGGCTTCCAGGCGCACCGCGACGCCGTCGACGTCATCCGGCTCGGCCACCAGGTCGCCGGGCTCGGTGCGAGCACCGCGACGTTGCGGGCGGGCTGGGACCGTTTCTGGGGGTCGTTCGGGGCGTTGGACGACCGGGTGCAGTCCCGGGAGTCCAAGGCGCACAAGCAGATGGGCACGCTCGGCGGCGGAAACCACTTCATCGAGGTCTGCCTCGACCAGGACGACCACGTGTGGATTCTGCTGCACTCCGGCAGCCGCAACATCGGCAAGGAGCTCGCCGAGCGGCACATGGCGATCGCGCGCGGGCTGCCGCACAACGTCGATCTGCCCGACCGCGACCTGGCGGTCTTCGTCTCCGGCACGCCGGAAATGGAAGCCTACCGGCGCGACCTCACCTGGGCGCAGGAGTACGCGGCGCGCAACCGCGCGGTGATGCTCGCCCTGGTCTGCCGCGCGGTCGCCGCCGAGTTCGCCGAGCGCGGTGTGCGTTTCGAGCAGCCCATCAGCTGCCACCACAACTACGTGGCGGAGGAAGTCATCGACGGCGTGCCGATGCTGGTGACCCGGAAGGGCGCCGTGCGCGCGGGCGAAGGCGATCTCGCGCTGATCCCGGGCTCCATGGGTACCCGCTCCTATGTGGTGCGCGGCAAGGGCAATCCGGCCTCGTTCCAGTCGGCGTCGCACGGTGCGGGACGGCGGATGAGCCGCAACGCGGCCAAGAAGCAGTTCACCGTCGCCGATCTCATCGCCCAGACCGAGGGCGTCGAGTCCCGCAAGGACGCGGGCGTGGTGGACGAGATCCCGGCCGCGTACAAGGACATCGACGAGGTCATCGACGCACAGCGGGACCTGGTCGACGTGGTCGCGACGCTGCGCCAGGTGCTCTGCGTCAAGGGCTGA